One segment of Alistipes finegoldii DSM 17242 DNA contains the following:
- a CDS encoding type I restriction endonuclease subunit R: MHFTEDDFENAILELFREQLGYDYVYGPNVMRDYAEPLYVEVLEAVLPQINRGLPQAAIDEAMVKIRTYEGGTLVQKNELFTDYLQNGVAVNYFDGREQCSANVRLVDYDSPLHNRFTIANQWTVDGHSVRRADMIVFVNGLPLVVVELKSPSRENTDVSEAYAQLRNYMQEIPSLFIYNAFCVMSDQAMTKAGTITAGEDRFMQWKTVDGSYEDTHSANFDVLFAGMFEKTRFVELLRNFVCYSKDGKQDIKILSAYHQFYAVHKAVLSTVKAAETDGRGGVFWHTQGSGKSLSMVFFAKQLQQAMSSPTIVVLTDRNDLDGQLYRQFACCRDFLRQTPVQAESRAHLRELLAGREANGIFFSTMQKFEESEEPLSTRRNIVVMADEAHRSQYGLEERVRMVTDADGVTQAKVVIGAARLVRNALPNATYIGFTGTPISQKDRSTREVFGDYIDVYDMTQSVEDGATRPVFYESRVINLKLDEQSLRRIDAEYDAMAEEAEEYVIEKSKRELGRLDSILGADATVASLCEDIVKHYEEFRQYEQTGKAMIVAYSRPIAIKIYRRILEMRPVWSDKLAVVMTSGNKDPEDWRAIIGNDSHKKELEKRFKDNDSSLKIVIVVDMWLTGFDVPSLSTMYVYKPMSGHNLMQAIARVNRVFGDKQGGLVVDYVGIASALKTAMNDYTYRDRKNYGDTDVAKTAYPEFQKKLDVCRDLMYGFDYGAFFGKSDLERAKAISGGVDFMQSPERMETKKLYIKEALLLRQALSLCQSLLNYEQRIEAAYFEAVRTLLTRVEAKGKISFREINGRINELLKQSIKSEGVINLFSDIKEEFSLFDSKFLEEVARMKERNFAVELLRRLIAEQVQLYQRTNTVRAEKFSEILADAMSRYLKGMLTNEEVIEELLKIAREIVHGEKAGKSLNLNSEELAFYDALTKPEAVKDFYSNDQLVAITRELTDALRRNKTIDWNMKESARAGMRRIVKRLLKKYNYPPAGQEDALNTIMEQCKKWNENN; this comes from the coding sequence ATGCACTTCACCGAAGATGATTTTGAAAACGCTATTCTCGAGTTGTTTCGAGAGCAATTAGGCTATGATTATGTGTACGGTCCCAATGTAATGCGCGACTATGCAGAACCGCTTTACGTGGAGGTGCTGGAGGCTGTGTTGCCGCAGATCAATCGTGGACTGCCACAGGCCGCTATTGACGAAGCTATGGTGAAAATTCGGACCTATGAGGGCGGAACGTTGGTACAGAAGAATGAATTGTTCACGGATTATTTGCAAAATGGCGTAGCTGTCAATTATTTCGATGGCCGCGAGCAATGTTCCGCAAATGTCCGGCTTGTCGATTACGATTCACCGTTACATAATCGGTTTACGATCGCTAATCAATGGACGGTCGATGGGCACTCGGTAAGGCGTGCGGATATGATCGTATTTGTCAATGGATTGCCGCTGGTGGTGGTCGAACTCAAATCGCCATCGCGTGAGAATACAGACGTGTCGGAAGCTTATGCACAATTGCGTAACTATATGCAGGAGATTCCGTCACTCTTTATCTATAACGCTTTTTGTGTGATGAGCGATCAGGCGATGACTAAGGCGGGGACGATCACAGCGGGTGAAGACCGTTTTATGCAGTGGAAAACGGTAGATGGGAGTTATGAAGATACCCATAGCGCGAATTTCGATGTGCTTTTCGCGGGAATGTTCGAAAAAACGCGGTTTGTTGAATTGTTGCGGAATTTTGTTTGTTATTCGAAAGACGGTAAACAGGATATTAAGATATTAAGTGCCTATCATCAGTTTTATGCCGTACACAAGGCTGTGCTTTCGACGGTTAAAGCAGCTGAGACAGATGGTCGGGGTGGCGTGTTTTGGCATACGCAGGGCAGCGGAAAGTCATTGTCGATGGTCTTTTTCGCCAAGCAGTTGCAGCAGGCGATGTCGTCGCCGACTATCGTCGTGCTGACAGACCGTAACGATTTGGACGGTCAGTTGTACCGGCAGTTCGCTTGTTGCAGGGATTTTTTGCGTCAGACACCCGTGCAGGCCGAAAGTCGGGCTCATCTTCGGGAATTATTGGCGGGACGCGAAGCGAACGGTATCTTTTTCTCGACGATGCAGAAATTCGAAGAGAGCGAAGAACCTCTTTCGACGCGACGAAATATAGTTGTTATGGCCGACGAGGCGCATCGCAGTCAATACGGATTGGAGGAGAGGGTCAGGATGGTTACGGATGCTGACGGGGTAACGCAAGCCAAAGTTGTAATCGGCGCGGCGCGTCTGGTGCGTAATGCGTTGCCGAATGCTACCTATATCGGGTTTACCGGAACGCCTATTTCGCAAAAAGATCGGTCGACACGCGAAGTGTTTGGAGATTACATCGACGTGTACGATATGACGCAGTCGGTGGAGGACGGTGCGACACGGCCGGTATTTTACGAGAGCCGTGTAATCAATCTGAAACTCGACGAGCAGTCCTTGCGGCGTATTGATGCGGAGTATGATGCGATGGCTGAGGAGGCGGAAGAGTATGTCATTGAGAAAAGCAAGCGTGAATTGGGGCGGCTCGACTCGATCCTTGGAGCTGACGCGACGGTGGCATCATTGTGCGAGGACATCGTAAAACACTATGAGGAATTCCGGCAATACGAGCAGACGGGTAAGGCGATGATAGTAGCCTATTCGCGGCCAATAGCGATCAAGATTTACCGTCGGATTCTCGAAATGCGTCCGGTGTGGAGTGACAAGCTGGCTGTTGTGATGACTTCCGGTAATAAAGATCCGGAAGACTGGCGGGCGATTATTGGAAATGATTCCCACAAGAAAGAGTTGGAGAAGCGGTTCAAAGACAACGATAGCTCGTTGAAAATCGTCATCGTAGTTGATATGTGGCTTACGGGTTTCGACGTACCTTCGCTTTCGACGATGTATGTCTATAAACCGATGTCCGGACACAATCTAATGCAGGCTATTGCTCGTGTGAATCGTGTGTTTGGGGATAAACAAGGTGGTTTGGTTGTGGATTATGTGGGTATCGCTTCGGCGTTGAAGACGGCGATGAACGATTATACATACCGTGACCGCAAAAATTATGGTGATACGGATGTGGCTAAAACCGCCTATCCGGAGTTTCAGAAGAAACTGGACGTTTGCCGTGATCTGATGTATGGATTCGATTATGGTGCTTTCTTCGGTAAGTCTGATTTGGAGCGGGCGAAAGCCATCAGCGGAGGTGTCGATTTCATGCAGTCCCCCGAGCGGATGGAAACGAAAAAACTCTATATCAAAGAGGCGCTGCTGCTGCGGCAGGCATTGTCGCTTTGTCAGAGTTTACTGAATTATGAGCAACGTATCGAAGCTGCCTATTTTGAGGCGGTTCGCACATTACTGACGCGCGTGGAAGCCAAGGGCAAGATTTCGTTCCGTGAGATTAACGGGCGTATTAATGAATTGCTCAAGCAGAGTATCAAGAGCGAAGGGGTAATTAATCTTTTCTCCGATATCAAGGAGGAGTTCTCTTTGTTCGATTCGAAATTCCTGGAAGAGGTTGCCCGGATGAAGGAACGGAACTTCGCCGTAGAATTATTGCGTAGGTTGATTGCAGAGCAGGTACAACTATATCAGCGAACGAATACGGTACGAGCCGAGAAGTTTTCGGAAATTCTGGCCGATGCCATGAGCCGCTATTTGAAAGGGATGCTGACGAACGAAGAGGTTATCGAAGAACTGCTGAAAATAGCCCGTGAGATCGTTCACGGCGAAAAGGCCGGCAAGTCGCTTAATCTGAACAGCGAAGAACTTGCCTTTTATGATGCGTTGACCAAGCCTGAGGCTGTAAAAGATTTCTATTCCAACGATCAGTTGGTCGCTATTACGCGAGAGTTGACAGATGCGCTTCGGCGAAACAAGACGATTGACTGGAATATGAAGGAGAGTGCTCGTGCCGGAATGCGGCGTATTGTCAAACGATTGTTGAAAAAGTATAATTATCCGCCTGCTGGGCAGGAAGATGCTTTGAATACGATTATGGAGCAGTGTAAGAAGTGGAACGAAAATAATTGA
- a CDS encoding FRG domain-containing protein, translated as MELDLNIDSNGNVIVNTLSEYVAYISQLQAANEGSNERFFFRGQSNKNWDVRPCLFRENNLTIESDIISEACARAPFEFGGRSAFERLTKLQHYGLPTRMLDVTLNPLVALYFACAKCEDKENYDKNYKESDTIDVDSDHSFDNEYDVDGAVYYRRAYGHKHNSDDIDLLARIAEMDFSGDIVLHQLVEKLGLRSQIKQAEDFEELAKVMQNAYFVISTFNNERLIRQSGAFLLSGSINIQLNKSDYGASRIEKSSCSLNSQFASERIIIPAGSKESLLEELNFYNINQGALFPELEHQMAYIKYSMCKSNVRSASSFEKIDFDAIKAEESKESVEIAESVVREELVDKAIYDIISQYISDDAIKQNVLRIITRQTEYIDWANKEATISDLRRKIKRSLSLQSISSDVATQSARNMVSQLVNLYVKK; from the coding sequence ATGGAATTAGATCTTAATATTGATTCAAATGGCAATGTAATCGTCAATACATTGTCGGAATATGTTGCATATATTTCTCAGTTGCAAGCTGCCAATGAAGGTAGCAATGAGCGATTCTTTTTCAGGGGCCAATCCAATAAAAATTGGGATGTGCGCCCGTGTTTATTTAGAGAGAATAACCTGACGATTGAATCCGATATTATATCCGAGGCTTGTGCTCGTGCTCCTTTTGAATTTGGCGGCCGAAGTGCATTTGAACGACTGACAAAATTACAACATTATGGACTGCCAACCAGAATGTTGGATGTAACGCTAAATCCTTTAGTCGCGTTGTATTTTGCGTGTGCGAAATGTGAAGATAAAGAAAACTACGACAAGAATTATAAAGAATCTGATACTATTGATGTCGACTCCGATCATTCATTTGATAATGAATATGATGTCGATGGGGCTGTTTATTATAGACGGGCTTATGGACATAAGCATAATTCAGATGATATTGATCTGTTGGCCCGAATCGCGGAAATGGATTTCAGCGGAGATATTGTATTGCATCAATTGGTCGAGAAATTAGGACTACGCAGTCAAATAAAACAAGCCGAGGATTTTGAGGAACTGGCAAAGGTGATGCAAAATGCTTACTTTGTTATATCGACATTCAACAATGAACGTTTGATTCGGCAGAGCGGAGCTTTTTTGCTTTCTGGTAGCATTAATATTCAACTCAATAAATCTGATTACGGCGCCAGTCGGATCGAGAAGAGCAGTTGTTCTTTAAATAGCCAGTTTGCGAGCGAAAGGATAATCATACCGGCCGGAAGCAAGGAAAGCCTTTTAGAAGAATTGAATTTCTACAATATAAACCAAGGGGCTTTATTTCCGGAGTTGGAGCATCAGATGGCATATATCAAATATAGTATGTGTAAATCTAATGTCAGAAGCGCTTCATCTTTTGAAAAGATAGATTTTGATGCAATAAAAGCTGAAGAATCTAAGGAAAGTGTTGAGATAGCTGAATCCGTAGTGAGAGAAGAGTTAGTTGATAAGGCTATTTATGATATCATATCACAATATATTTCAGATGATGCTATAAAACAGAATGTTCTTCGAATTATTACACGGCAAACCGAATATATAGATTGGGCCAATAAGGAAGCGACCATTAGTGATTTGAGGCGTAAAATCAAACGAAGCCTGTCTTTACAATCTATTAGTTCTGATGTCGCAACGCAATCTGCGCGTAATATGGTATCACAACTTGTTAACTTGTATGTGAAAAAATAA
- a CDS encoding restriction endonuclease subunit S has product MQKYPAMPNEAGLPVLKIKELGQGQCDTNSDRCSSLIKPEYIISDGTIIFSWSGTLLVDIWCGGKCGLNQHLFKVSSAKYPQWFVFYWTKHHLNKFIRIAKDKAVTMGHIKRCDLEISKVKIPSKQALVNLDKLFSPIFNRMVTCRIENRKLSSLRDTLLPKLMSGEISVEEVSLD; this is encoded by the coding sequence ATGCAAAAATATCCAGCGATGCCTAATGAGGCAGGATTGCCAGTTTTAAAGATTAAAGAACTTGGACAAGGACAATGTGACACCAACAGTGATCGTTGCTCATCTTTAATAAAACCTGAATATATAATTTCTGATGGAACCATTATATTTTCTTGGTCAGGAACCCTACTTGTAGATATTTGGTGTGGTGGAAAATGTGGGCTCAACCAACATTTATTTAAGGTATCTTCGGCAAAGTATCCTCAATGGTTTGTTTTTTATTGGACAAAGCATCATTTGAATAAATTTATTCGCATTGCGAAAGACAAAGCGGTTACTATGGGGCATATCAAACGATGTGATTTAGAAATATCAAAAGTAAAAATCCCAAGTAAGCAGGCTTTGGTTAATTTAGATAAGTTATTTTCTCCCATCTTTAATAGAATGGTTACTTGTCGAATTGAAAATAGGAAATTATCATCTCTCCGCGATACCCTTCTACCCAAACTCATGTCCGGTGAGATCTCCGTTGAGGAGGTTTCCCTCGATTAG